A genomic region of Papaver somniferum cultivar HN1 chromosome 7, ASM357369v1, whole genome shotgun sequence contains the following coding sequences:
- the LOC113295826 gene encoding uncharacterized protein LOC113295826, with translation MIAAVPLYPDIVSVFDNLALNRSRLEAALLRQEIRKLEAAFQQEKERSRDLEIKLADAQAEQGRVKDLERDVHNLGKEVEQWKKAKGGTKVKLQAAESRSEKLSQQIVDERNAHQSELAEAIKAGVNEYIAQKRREVAQRKGGAGDVPPRS, from the exons ATGATTGCTGCCGTGCCCCTGTATCCTGACATTGTGTCGGTCTTTGATAATCTG GCGTTGAATCGGTCGAGGTTGGAGGCTGCACTCCTCCGACAAGAGATTAGGAAGTTGGAGGCTGCTTTTCAGCAGGAGAAGGAACGATCTCGTGACCTGGAGATCAAACTCGCCGATGCTCAAG CCGAACAGGGACGTGTTAAGGATCTGGAGCGAGATGTGCACAACCTCGGGAAAGAGGTGGAGCAGTGGAAGAAGGCTAAAGGTGGGACGAAGGTTAAGCTCCAAGCTGCCGAGTCGAGGTCTGAGAAGCTTTCTCAGCAGATTGTGGACGAGAGAAACGCTCATCAGAGCGAGCTAGCTGAGGCGATTAAGGCCGGTGTGAACGAGTACATCGCGCAAAAGCGTCGTGAGGTTGCTCAGAGGAAGGGAGGGGCCGGTGATGTTCCACCCAGGAGTTGA